From one Desulfatiglans anilini DSM 4660 genomic stretch:
- a CDS encoding type IV toxin-antitoxin system AbiEi family antitoxin domain-containing protein: MKHDEFFRKHPVFTGDDLANHLSSHGEVGGRAQESLLAYHQKAGRVVRVRRGLYAVIPSGADTDSYPVDPFLVAAKLTPDSVLSHHTALEFHGKAYSVYTHITYSASRPLGPLTFRSHVFRGTRFPHTLLRAGKIHVGVSTPERAGMELRVTSLERTLVDVLDRPDLSGSWEEIWRSLESVEFFDLDKVVEYALLLGNATTGAKVGFFLEQHREPLMVEDRHLKALHDLRPRQPHYLDRAKRTSGRLVSEWNLVVPREVLERAWGEVL, translated from the coding sequence ATGAAACATGATGAGTTCTTCCGAAAGCACCCGGTTTTCACCGGAGACGATCTGGCCAACCATCTGTCGTCCCACGGTGAAGTCGGCGGGCGGGCGCAGGAGTCGCTCCTGGCGTACCACCAGAAGGCCGGACGCGTCGTTCGGGTACGCCGCGGGTTGTATGCCGTCATCCCGTCGGGAGCCGATACGGATTCGTATCCGGTCGATCCGTTCCTCGTCGCCGCGAAGCTGACGCCGGATTCGGTGTTGTCGCACCATACGGCATTGGAGTTTCACGGAAAGGCTTACTCGGTTTATACACACATCACGTACTCGGCATCCCGCCCGCTTGGACCTCTGACGTTCCGCTCCCATGTTTTCCGGGGGACGAGGTTTCCACACACTCTCCTCCGCGCGGGAAAAATCCACGTCGGCGTTTCGACCCCGGAGCGCGCCGGTATGGAGCTACGGGTCACGAGCCTGGAGCGGACCTTGGTGGACGTCCTGGATCGTCCGGACCTTTCGGGAAGCTGGGAGGAAATCTGGCGGTCGCTGGAGTCCGTCGAATTCTTCGACCTCGACAAGGTCGTGGAGTACGCTCTTCTGCTCGGAAACGCGACCACCGGGGCGAAGGTGGGGTTCTTTCTCGAACAGCACCGCGAACCGTTGATGGTGGAGGACCGTCACCTCAAGGCGCTTCACGATCTGCGGCCCCGGCAACCGCATTATCTGGACCGCGCCAAGCGGACATCCGGTCGCCTCGTGTCGGAATGGAACTTGGTGGTTCCAAGGGAAGTGCTCGAACGGGCGTGGGGAGAGGTACTATGA
- a CDS encoding AbrB/MazE/SpoVT family DNA-binding domain-containing protein has product MIKRLTKHGNSLALVIDRAVLELLKINKETPLEISTDGQSLVITPLRDTDQDVTFKEALESVNTRYGRALKRLAE; this is encoded by the coding sequence ATGATCAAAAGACTGACCAAACACGGGAATAGCCTCGCGCTGGTGATTGACCGGGCCGTGCTGGAGCTTCTGAAGATCAATAAGGAAACCCCTTTGGAAATTTCCACAGACGGCCAGTCACTGGTGATCACACCGCTCAGGGACACAGATCAGGATGTAACCTTCAAGGAAGCGCTCGAATCGGTGAACACCCGCTACGGGCGGGCACTCAAACGGCTGGCGGAATAG
- a CDS encoding nucleotidyl transferase AbiEii/AbiGii toxin family protein, protein MKISPEKLAAEAQATGFRPDVLEKVAHLLGLLDAMRSHPFLKGKLVLKGGTALNLFVFNVPRLSVDIDLNYVEAEDRDGMLAERPKVEQAVQAVLAREGFTVRRMPEEHAGGKWSLRYENASGRSGNLEVDINFMFRVPLWPVTTRDSHPIGTWRATSIPVLDHHELAAGKLAALLARRQARDLFDSHRILRMDNLDSHLLRIGFVVYGAMNRKDWRTVSSGDVDFDAMDLARQLIPTLRVNAAEVQAESAEYGMRLVRECRERLSAVLPFTDPERKFLDLLLEQGVIDPTLLTADESLQRRIQSQPLLEWKALNVRRHKGLS, encoded by the coding sequence ATGAAAATCTCCCCAGAGAAGCTGGCCGCCGAAGCGCAGGCAACGGGCTTCAGACCGGATGTGCTCGAAAAGGTCGCTCACCTGCTTGGGCTGCTCGATGCCATGCGAAGCCACCCTTTCCTCAAAGGGAAGTTGGTCCTCAAGGGCGGAACGGCCTTGAATCTTTTCGTCTTCAATGTTCCCCGGCTCTCCGTCGACATCGATCTGAACTACGTGGAAGCCGAAGATCGTGACGGCATGCTCGCCGAACGTCCCAAGGTCGAGCAGGCTGTTCAAGCAGTCCTCGCTCGGGAGGGTTTCACAGTCAGGCGGATGCCTGAAGAACACGCTGGAGGCAAGTGGTCATTGCGGTATGAAAACGCATCCGGCCGGAGCGGTAACCTCGAAGTTGACATCAACTTCATGTTCCGTGTCCCGCTTTGGCCTGTGACAACCCGCGACTCTCATCCCATCGGGACTTGGAGGGCCACGAGCATTCCCGTGCTGGATCACCATGAACTGGCGGCCGGGAAGCTCGCGGCGTTATTGGCGCGCAGACAGGCGCGGGACCTGTTCGACAGCCATCGGATTCTCCGAATGGACAACCTCGATTCCCACCTCCTTCGCATCGGGTTCGTGGTCTACGGCGCGATGAACAGGAAGGATTGGAGGACGGTCTCCTCGGGCGATGTGGACTTCGACGCCATGGATTTGGCCAGGCAGTTGATCCCTACGCTGCGCGTCAATGCGGCCGAGGTCCAAGCGGAATCAGCCGAATACGGGATGCGTCTTGTAAGGGAATGCCGTGAACGTCTATCCGCAGTGCTGCCCTTTACGGATCCCGAGCGTAAGTTCTTGGACCTGCTGCTGGAACAAGGGGTGATCGACCCCACGCTTTTGACCGCCGATGAATCTCTTCAGCGACGCATACAATCCCAGCCGCTGCTCGAATGGAAGGCGCTCAACGTGAGGCGTCATAAGGGATTGTCTTGA
- a CDS encoding DUF1778 domain-containing protein: MAQTAQLSRSTNINIRVAPAQRNLIDQAASLSNKTRTEFILDAVTKAAKDAILDQVLFRVSAEQFLEFQRLLDSPPSSNERLKALISRKPRWEK; the protein is encoded by the coding sequence ATGGCGCAGACTGCTCAATTGAGCCGCAGCACAAACATCAATATCCGGGTGGCCCCTGCGCAGCGTAACCTGATTGATCAGGCCGCTTCGCTCAGCAACAAGACGAGAACGGAGTTTATCCTTGACGCGGTTACCAAGGCTGCGAAGGACGCCATTCTCGACCAGGTGCTGTTTCGGGTTTCGGCCGAACAATTCCTGGAATTCCAGAGGCTGCTGGACAGTCCCCCGAGTTCGAACGAGCGTTTGAAGGCCCTCATCTCGCGTAAGCCTCGGTGGGAGAAATGA
- a CDS encoding DUF2924 domain-containing protein, whose amino-acid sequence MEGEHQTERTPVETRSNPKSKNPAADAVAEPSPLSADGLVLVPLAAAADEGLDLPVEQVLHLEWDAPAFSPRGNSLVLPAFQSIELLRDYRRAEKAIAKRWATPFRLLKVGGAFGQKMVMPDQKMHEQVRDMVNNMDLKNGLVVPFYVTVETHGTEGQVLNVEDKVKEVKEDIVVKVLEDGFEFEGRRYKSLSAIARAAPAPSGTGSSSSASNPQ is encoded by the coding sequence ATGGAAGGCGAGCATCAAACCGAGAGGACCCCGGTGGAAACACGATCCAATCCGAAATCCAAGAACCCGGCAGCTGATGCGGTAGCTGAGCCGTCGCCGCTTTCAGCGGACGGTCTGGTGCTCGTCCCGCTTGCCGCCGCCGCGGACGAGGGACTGGACCTGCCCGTGGAGCAGGTGCTTCACCTCGAGTGGGACGCGCCGGCCTTCTCGCCACGGGGCAACTCTCTCGTCCTTCCCGCGTTCCAGTCCATCGAACTCCTCCGCGATTACCGCCGGGCCGAAAAGGCCATCGCCAAGCGCTGGGCCACGCCGTTCAGGCTCCTCAAGGTCGGCGGCGCGTTCGGCCAGAAGATGGTCATGCCCGATCAGAAGATGCACGAACAGGTCCGCGACATGGTCAACAACATGGACCTCAAGAACGGCTTGGTCGTCCCCTTCTACGTCACGGTGGAGACCCACGGCACCGAGGGGCAGGTCCTCAACGTCGAGGACAAGGTCAAGGAGGTGAAGGAGGACATCGTGGTCAAAGTACTCGAAGACGGCTTCGAGTTCGAAGGCCGGCGCTATAAGTCCCTCTCGGCCATTGCCAGGGCAGCACCGGCTCCCAGTGGAACGGGTTCATCTTCTTCGGCCTCAAACCCCCAGTGA
- a CDS encoding GNAT family N-acetyltransferase: MINAPEPLAGNHDVLSFRSGEPSMDDWLKRRALANQSSGASRTYVITENDRVIGYYALAAGAVAALEAPSKVRRNMPDPIPVMVLGRLAVDEEWQGQGFGLDLLREAVLRTLQAAEIAGIRALLVHALHERAARFYEHAGFRLSPLLPLTYFLALGDAQKIIACSR, encoded by the coding sequence ATGATCAACGCGCCGGAGCCTCTTGCAGGGAATCACGACGTTCTGTCGTTTCGCTCCGGCGAACCGAGCATGGACGATTGGCTCAAGCGGAGGGCGTTGGCAAACCAGTCCAGCGGTGCATCCAGGACTTATGTCATCACCGAAAACGACCGCGTGATCGGGTATTATGCCTTGGCTGCCGGGGCTGTCGCCGCCCTCGAGGCCCCCTCTAAGGTGCGGCGCAACATGCCTGATCCCATTCCCGTCATGGTGTTGGGCCGCCTCGCGGTTGACGAGGAGTGGCAAGGGCAAGGTTTCGGCCTTGACCTGCTTCGAGAAGCTGTACTCCGGACGCTGCAAGCGGCGGAGATCGCGGGCATTCGGGCCTTGCTTGTACATGCCTTGCATGAGAGGGCTGCCCGATTCTATGAGCATGCAGGATTTCGCCTCTCTCCACTGTTGCCTCTGACGTACTTCTTGGCTCTCGGTGACGCCCAAAAAATCATAGCCTGCAGTCGATAA
- a CDS encoding type II toxin-antitoxin system death-on-curing family toxin, whose product MHPIFLSFAEVLQIHQDQIDRYGGEPGIRDRGLLQSAIATPAAGFGGRYIHQDLFAMASAYLFHIVKNHPFIDGNKRTGAVAALVFMLLNGIQVGINEDDLEKAVLAVAEGKWDKALVTEFIRKNSRLDRK is encoded by the coding sequence GTGCATCCGATCTTTCTATCATTTGCAGAGGTCCTTCAGATTCATCAGGATCAGATCGATCGTTACGGCGGAGAGCCCGGCATACGCGACCGTGGGCTTTTGCAGAGCGCCATCGCAACGCCGGCGGCCGGATTCGGTGGGCGCTACATCCACCAGGACCTGTTCGCGATGGCTTCCGCGTACCTGTTCCACATCGTCAAAAATCATCCCTTCATAGACGGCAACAAGCGCACCGGAGCTGTAGCAGCTCTCGTCTTCATGCTTCTGAATGGAATTCAGGTAGGAATCAATGAGGATGACTTGGAAAAAGCCGTACTAGCCGTAGCCGAGGGGAAATGGGACAAGGCACTCGTCACCGAGTTCATCAGGAAAAACTCCCGACTTGACAGAAAATAG